The following proteins come from a genomic window of Bactrocera tryoni isolate S06 chromosome 1, CSIRO_BtryS06_freeze2, whole genome shotgun sequence:
- the LOC120782231 gene encoding probable cytochrome P450 12a4, mitochondrial, producing MFVGRRREWISIFKCNGTAKHNTAVKRLLSKQPTCFGQQTTTTMKANNQAALNNESKESHPEWQQARPFKEIHRVNPYTLFFKFLPGGRYYNLDAAQMFKAMFAEHGDIYFMPGMLGRPDIVLTQNPDDFEQIFRNEGAWPNRPSSLCLDYHRSELRADFYQDVEGLISTYGEKWASFRSAVNPILMQPKNINIYFDKMAQVNQEFVERIRAIRDPQTLEMPDDFDKWLQRFTLESVSIVALDRQLGLLCENSAVSPEVWTLFRSMSDFFTIPFDLDFKPSPWRYIATPKFKKLMRSLDNIQNITLKYINAAMERLAEEKRRGIVRPEQEQSVLEKLLRIDKKIATVMAMDMLMAGVDTTTTVFIGILLALAENPEKQQLLREEVMRVLPQRDGKFAADALSRIPYLRACIKEALRMYPLGTGNIRVTPKDIVLSGYQVPKNTWVSVVAASLLMDDRYYPCSKEYLPERWLRSAENGEGAVPLKPINPFIYMPFGFGPRMCVGRRISDLELELGIARFVRNFHIEFNYPTGDVFRTAMINLPNKPLKFKFTDIE from the exons ATGTTCGTAGGCCGAAGACGCGAGTGGATATCAATATTCAAGTGTAACGGTACGGCAAAACACAACACGGCTGTAAAACGTCTGCTGAGCAAACAACCG ACATGTTTTGGGCAACAAACAACCACCACAATGAAAGCGAATAATCAGGCAGCACTTAACAATGAGAGTAAAGAGTCACACCCGGAATGGCAGCAGGCGCGTCCCTTCAAGGAAATTCACCGTGTGAACCCTTACAcacttttctttaaatttctgCCCGGCGGACGATACTACAACCTGGATGCCGCACAAATGTTCAAGGCGATGTTTGCCGAGCATGGGGATATTTACTTCATGCCTGGCATGTTGGGACGACCCGATATAGTACTGACGCAGAATCCCGATGATTTTGAGCAAATCTTTCGCAACGAAGGCGCCTGGCCGAACAGACCGAGCTCATTATGTTTGGACTACCATCGCAGCGAGTTGCGCGCAGATTTCTATCAGGATGTTGAGGGCCTTATATCAAC TTACGGCGAGAAATGGGCCTCGTTTCGTTCAGCTGTCAATCCGATACTTATGCAGcccaaaaatatcaatatttatttcgatAAGATGGCACAAGTCAATCAGGAATTTGTGGAGAG AATCCGCGCCATACGTGATCCTCAAACACTAGAAATGCCCGACGACTTTGATAAATGGCTGCAACGTTTTACTCTCGAATCAGTTTCCATCGTCGCATTGGACCGCCAGCTAGGTCTGTTGTGTGAGAATAGCGCGGTGTCGCCCGAAGTGTGGACACTGTTTCGGAGCATGTCTGATTTCTTCACAATTCCCTTCGATTTGGATTTCAAGCCATCACCGTGGCGTTACATTGCCACACCAAAGTTCAAGAAACTCATGCGTTCACTGgataatatacaaaatataacaCTGAAATACATCAATGCTGCCATGGAGCGTCTAGCGGAGGAGAAGCGTAGAGGCATCGTAAGACCGGAGCAGGAGCAGAGTGTGTTGGAGAAATTACTGCGGATCGATAAGAAAATTGCCACAGTTATGGCAATGGATATGCTCATGGCCGGTGTCGATACG ACCACCACAGTCTTCATTGGTATTTTACTCGCTTTGGCTGAGAATCCTGAGAAGCAACAATTGCTACGTGAGGAAGTTATGCGCGTGTTGCCGCAGCGGGATGGCAAATTTGCCGCTGACGCTCTGAGCCGCATACCTTATCTGCGTGCTTGTATCAAAGAAGCGCTGCGTATGTACCCATTAGGTACCGGCAATATACGTGTTACACCAAAAGACATCGTATTAAGCGGATATCAAGTGCCAAAAAATACTTGGGTTAGTGTGGTAGCGGCCAGTTTACTTATGGATGACCGTTATTATCCATGCTCGAAGGAGTACTTGCCGGAACGTTGGTTACGTTCGGCGGAAAATGGTGAAGGTGCTGTACCTCTTAAACCGATTAACCCCTTCATCTACATGCCTTTCGGTTTCGGTCCCAGAATGTGTGTTGGTCGAAGAATTAGTGATTTGGAACTGGAATTGGGTATTGCGCGGTTCGTTAGAAACTTTCACATAGAATTTAATTATCCAACCGGAGATGTTTTCCGTACTGCGATGATCAATTTGCCCAACAAACCACTCAAGTTTAAATTCACCGACATTGAATAG
- the LOC120781464 gene encoding probable cytochrome P450 12a4, mitochondrial gives MRAYNPNRVLLGKRVIGANASSWLNIQNLAHKCTAADAITHTPSDKSADSTTEWQQARPFNQLPRGSVFKFLRQLLPGGRYYKLDSAQLLKAMQEDYGDIYIMPGMFGRPDALYTHNPADFERVFRNEGVWPIRPNSVTLRYHRNKLRADFYGDVEGILATHGEQWSSFRTVVNPLLMQPKNIKIYLNKMAQVNQEFVERIRLIRDTKTLEMPDDFKENIQHWTLESVALVALDKQLGLLRENSENFADASKLFAALTEWMYLTLDLEYTPSLWRIVATPKFKRLMRALDDIQDVTSKYTMEAIAKLEEEQQRGIEREENEKSILEKLLKIDRKIATVMAMDLLLGGVDTTTSLTVGVLLCLAKNPDKQEKLREEVKRILPQKNGDFAADTLSKIPYLRACLKEALRMYPVTIGNSRVPQKDVVLSGYRVPKGTVISMIHSTLLKSEEHYARPLEYLPERWLRPSSETVEEPGCAAIEDTKQWKASSPFAFLPFGVGPRACLGRRISDLEIELGIARLVRNFQIEFHYPTDNVFKNMLINMPNAPLKFKFIDIQ, from the exons ATGCGCGCTTACAATCCGAATCGTGTATTGCTCGGCAAACGCGTCATTGGCGCCAACGCAAGTTCTTGGTTGAATATACAAAAT CTCGcacacaaatgcactgccgccgACGCAATCACACACACGCCTTCAGACAAATCAGCTGATTCGACTACGGAGTGGCAGCAAGCACGTCCCTTCAATCAGTTGCCGAGAGGAAGCGTTTTTAAATTTCTCCGGCAATTGCTGCCCGGTGGCCGATATTACAAATTAGACTCCGCGCAATTGCTGAAGGCAATGCAAGAGGACTATGGCGATATTTATATAATGCCTGGCATGTTCGGCCGACCTGACGCCTTATATACACACAATCCAGCTGACTTCGAACGTGTCTTTCGCAATGAGGGCGTCTGGCCGATAAGACCCAATTCGGTGACACTGCGTTATCATCGTAACAAATTGCGCGCTGATTTCTATGGGGACGTCGAGGGAATACTTGCAAc CCATGGTGAGCAATGGAGCTCATTTCGAACGGTCGTTAATCCATTGCTAATGCAgccgaaaaatattaaaatatatctcAACAAAATGGCGCAGGTGAATCAAGAATTCGTAGAGAG AATCCGCTTGATACGCGATACTAAAACTCTGGAAATGCCCGACGACTTTAAAGAGAACATACAGCATTGGACACTCGAATCGGTGGCTCTGGTGGCACTGGACAAGCAGCTCGGGTTGCTGcgtgaaaatagtgaaaatttcGCCGATGCTTCAAAACTTTTTGCAGCGTTAACGGAATGGATGTATCTTACACTAGATTTAGAATACACACCATCGCTTTGGCGTATTGTGGCAACGCCGAAGTTTAAACGCTTGATGCGAGCTTTGGATGACATACAAGATGTAACATCGAAGTATACCATGGAGGCGATTGCCAAACTAGAAGAGGAGCAACAACGCGGTATCGAGCGTGAAGAGAATGAAAAGAGCATTTTGGAGAAATTGCTGAAAATCGATAGGAAAATCGCCACAGTAATGGCAATGGATCTACTGCTAGGCGGTGTCGATACa ACTACTTCACTCACCGTTGGTGTCCTACTCTGTTTGGCCAAGAATCCCGACAAACAGGAAAAACTACGCGAGGAAGTAAAGCGTATACTACCACAAAAGAATGGTGATTTCGCTGCTGATACGCTAAGTAAAATACCATATTTACGCGCCTGCTTGAAGGAAGCACTACGCATGTACCCAGTGACTATTGGAAATAGCCGTGTGCCACAGAAAGACGTTGTGTTGAGCGGTTATAGAGTACCTAAAGGCACCGTGATTAGTATGATTCACTCAACGCTACTAAAAAGTGAGGAACATTACGCGCGTCCATTGGAATACCTACCCGAACGTTGGCTGCGACCAAGTAGCGAAACTGTTGAGGAACCAGGGTGCGCAGCGATTGAAGACACTAAACAGTGGAAAGCCAGTAGCCCCTTTGCGTTTCTGCCCTTTGGTGTGGGTCCGAGAGCTTGTTTGGGTCGTAGAATTAGTGATTTAGAAATTGAATTGGGTATTGCCAGATTGGTGCGAAATTTCCAAATTGAATTTCATTATCCGACAGATAATGTCTTCAAGAATATGTTAATTAACATGCCAAATGCGCCATTAAAATTTAAGTTCATTGATATTCAGTAG
- the LOC120782738 gene encoding probable cytochrome P450 12a5, mitochondrial, translated as MFLANIRRKGGFVIKKASVIRLFVTEQKSLHQQHVNTIASANSHTATPEQPDPNLDWQRARPFSELPRVGALRLIRKFLPGGAYAKLDFQDLVTTMRTDYGPIFMLPAMMGRPNIVVTHNPDDFRNIFRNEGVWPIRPFSETIRYHRNKWRADFFAGVEGAIATQGEQWNAFRKAVNPLLMQPKNIEMYGNKLAQVNQEFVERIRVIRNAETLEMPADFEECIQRWTLESVAVVALDKQLGLLREDSEYYADALKLIVALNDFMALSVDLDYKPTLWRFIATPKFKRLMKAMDNIQSVTWKYINETVRKLEKESQQGIERPEHEQSILERLLKTDKKIATVMAMDMLMAGVDTTSSLAVGALLCLAKNPEKQEILRAEVMRVLPQKDGAFIEDPLKHAPYLRACLKESLRVYPVAMGNMRVPQNDLVLSGYQVPKDTYVSMIFAPIQSDARYYSRPLEFLPERWLRANTEVDEPQQVTEECTQSIKASSPFVYLPFGFGPRVCLGRRISELEVGLGIARLVRNFKIEFNYPTDKAFKGMLINMPNIPLKFKFTDIE; from the exons atgtttttagcaaATATTCGAAGGAAAGGAGGCTTTGTGATAAAGAAAGCTTCGGTTATACGCTTGTTTGTGACAGAACAG AAATCGCTGCATCAACAACATGTCAACACCATCGCTTCGGCAAATTCACACACAGCTACGCCCGAACAACCCGACCCCAATTTAGATTGGCAAAGAGCACGTCCATTCAGCGAGCTACCTCGCGTTGGTGCGCTTAGATTGATACGTAAATTTTTACCAGGTGGAGCTTATGCCAAACTAGATTTCCAGGACTTGGTAACGACTATGCGTACCGATTATGGACCTATTTTCATGTTGCCCGCCATGATGGGTCGACCCAATATCGTAGTGACGCACAATCCTGACGATTTTCGAAATATCTTTCGCAATGAAGGTGTTTGGCCCATTAGACCATTTTCGGAAACTATACGTTATCATCGGAATAAATGGCGTGCAGATTTCTTTGCAGGCGTGGAGGGCGCAATCGCAAC GCAAGGTGAACAATGGAACGCCTTTCGTAAAGCCGTTAACCCCTTGCTTATGCAGCCGAAGAATATTGAGATGTATGGCAACAAATTAGCGCAAGTCAATCAAGAATTCGTAGAGCG AATACGTGTAATACGCAATGCGGAAACCTTAGAAATGCCCGCTGATTTTGAGGAATGCATACAGCGTTGGACCCTGGAATCGGTAGCTGTTGTGGCACTTGACAAGCAGCTCGGTCTACTGCGTGAAGACAGTGAATATTATGCTGACGCTTTGAAACTTATAGTGGCCTTGAATGATTTCATGGCACTTTCCGTAGACTTGGACTATAAACCAACACTGTGGCGTTTTATAGCCACACCGAAATTCAAACGTCTTATGAAAGCAATGGACAATATACAAAGTGTAACAtggaaatatataaatgaaacagTTAGAAAGCTTGAAAAGGAAAGCCAACAAGGCATCGAACGACCCGAACATGAGCAAAGTATACTGGAAAGATTACTGAAGACAGATAAGAAAATAGCCACTGTAATGGCTATGGATATGCTGATGGCGGGTGTTGATACG ACCTCCAGTTTAGCCGTTGGCGCCCTACTATGTTTGGCTAAAAATCCGGAAAAGCAAGAGATTTTACGCGCTGAGGTGATGCGTGTGTTGCCACAAAAAGACGGCGCTTTTATAGAGGACCCACTGAAACATGCGCCGTATCTGCGCGCTTGCCTCAAGGAATCTTTACGTGTTTACCCTGTGGCGATGGGAAATATGCGTGTACCACAAAATGATCTCGTACTGAGTGGATATCAGGTGCCTAAAGACACGTATGTCAGCATGATTTTCGCGCCAATACAATCGGATGCGCGTTATTACTCACGGCCTTTGGAATTTCTACCGGAACGTTGGCTACGTGCAAACACTGAAGTCGACGAGCCACAGCAGGTTACGGAGGAATGTACACAATCGATAAAGGCGAGTAGTCCTTTCGTGTATTTACCATTCGGTTTTGGTCCAAGAGTGTGCCTTGGTCGCAGAATAAGTGAATTGGAGGTGGGCTTGGGTATAGCGAGATTGGTTAGGAACTtcaaaatagaatttaattacCCCACCGATAAGGCATTTAAAGGTATGTTAATTAATATGCCAAACATAccgttaaaatttaaattcactgATATTGAGTAA
- the LOC120766404 gene encoding probable cytochrome P450 12a5, mitochondrial, with amino-acid sequence MRKTSLAAAALVLSSKSSNSIMFYAKINCVALSECAGLTKSFTAISKRLLATKQLEDPVCPAQSTISLEQPTDASLEWQRARPYSELPQDSVFRLLTKFLPGGRYKNLDSNALEMAMKEDHGDIFVVPAFMGRPSTVVIHNPEDFARVFRNEGVSPIRPFATLRYYRSKLQADFFKQVEGVLTTQGERWSTFRSAVNPLLMQPKNVQMYLGKMAQVNQEFVERIRAIRDRDTQEMPNNFEDYLQCWLLESLSIVTLGKQLGLLRDHSENYEDALKLLAALNTIFTVGFDLEWKPSLWRRVRTPKFRRFLQALDDMQTVTLKYVDEAIANLEAEKKLGIVRPENEMSAFERLLKIDKKIATVMCLDLFLAGINTTTSFATAILLCLAKNPEKQQILRKELMRVLPQKDGDFTADALNNISYLRACIKEAIRIYPLTVSIVRVTQSDLVLSGYRVPKGSVVNMVFTSLFTNENYFARPKEYLPERWLRSGAIEEGGEQKSAVASTQGLRPSNPFVYLPFGFGPRVCLGRRVSELEIELGIARLVRNFQIEFNHPIDKPFKSMFVNMPNIPLKFKFSDIE; translated from the exons ATGCGAAAAACCAGTTTAGCTGCAGCGGCGCTCGTGTTAAGTTCCAAAAGTTCTAATTCCATAATgttttacgcaaaaataaattgtgTTGCGCTCAGCGAATGCGCTGGCCTCACAAAAAGCTTTACGGCGATCAGCAAGCGTTTGCTGGCAACAAAACAG CTAGAGGACCCTGTTTGCCCGGCACAATCCACCATTAGCTTGGAACAGCCGACAGATGCAAGCCTTGAGTGGCAACGAGCACGTCCATACAGCGAGTTACCACAAGATAGCGTTTTCAGATTGTTAACTAAGTTTTTACCCGGTGGCCGTTACAAAAATTTAGACTCAAATGCCCTGGAAATGGCAATGAAAGAGGACCATGGGGATATTTTTGTAGTGCCCGCTTTTATGGGTCGACCCAGCACCGTGGTGATACACAATCCAGAAGATTTCGCACGCGTGTTTCGTAATGAGGGCGTGTCGCCGATAAGACCGTTTGCGACATTACGTTATTATCGAAGTAAATTGCAGGCCGATTTCTTTAAGCAGGTCGAAGGGGTGCTAACAAC ACAAGGTGAGCGTTGGAGCACATTCCGCTCGGCCGTCAATCCATTACTAATGCAACCCAAGAATGTGCAAATGTACCTCGGCAAAATGGCGCAAGTGAACCAGGAATTTGTCGAAAG AATACGTGCAATACGCGATCGTGACACTCAAGAGATGCCGAACAACTTTGAAGATTATCTGCAGTGTTGGCTGTTGGAGTCTCTCTCCATTGTCACACTGGGGAAACAACTCGGTTTGCTGCGTGATCACAGTGAAAATTACGAGGACGCGCTGAAATTATTGGCCGCCTTAAACACCATATTTACAGTCGGCTTTGACTTGGAGTGGAAACCCTCACTGTGGCGTCGTGTGCGCACACCAAAGTTCAGACGTTTTTTACAGGCGTTAGACGACATGCAAACGGTCACATTGAAATATGTAGACGAAGCAATCGCCAATCTGGAGGCCGAAAAGAAATTGGGTATCGTGAGGCCGGAGAATGAAATGAGCGCATTTGAgagactactgaagatcgacaAGAAAATAGCGACAGTGATGTGCTTAGATCTATTCCTAGCAGGCATTAATACg ACCACCTCATTCGCGACAGCGATTTTACTTTGTCTGGCGAAAAATCCCGAAAAGCAACAAATTCTACGGAAGGAATTGATGCGTGTGTTGCCACAGAAAGACGGCGATTTCACAGCCGATGCGTTGAACAACATATCCTATCTGCGCGCCTGCATCAAAGAAGCCATACGTATATATCCTCTGACTGTCAGCATCGTACGCGTGACACAAAGTGATCTGGTTCTCAGTGGTTATAGAGTACCCAAAGGCAGTGTGGTGAATATGGTATTCACATCGTTATTCACGAATGAAAACTACTTTGCACGCCCAAAAGAATATTTACCCGAACGTTGGCTGCGCTCGGGTGCAATAGAAGAAGGCGGAGAGCAGAAGTCAGCCGTAGCGAGTACTCAAGGGTTGCGTCCGAGTAATCCTTTTGTATATTTACCGTTCGGTTTTGGTCCGAGGGTTTGTTTAGGCCGCAGAGTAAGTGAGTTGGAAATAGAATTGGGTATTGCCAGATTGGTTAGAAATTTCCAAATTGAGTTTAATCATCCAATCGATAAGCCATTTAAAAGTATGTTTGTTAATATGCCAAATATAccgttaaaatttaaattttcggaTATTGAATAG